In Curtobacterium sp. L6-1, a genomic segment contains:
- a CDS encoding helix-turn-helix transcriptional regulator produces MSGPSSRMLALLSLLQVRREWTGDELADRLTVSPRTVRRDVDRLRELGYHVDALRGPAGGYRLSAGSDLPPLLFDDDQAVAIALALAVAPASGADIAEAAVRALTTVRQVMPSRLRHRVDAVEVVATSGAVVAPAVVVDPAVLVAVSEAVRTRTVLRFGYAPAWPPGAEDDRPPRRVDPHAVLARHGRWYLLAWVPEVADWRTYRLDRMSPRAATGLPFVPRPVPGGDAAAFVDARFRGADATGGADATGGADATAGVASAWPCVGTVVLRTPARTVAPFVADDAVLQDLGDGTSRLTAGSWSWRALAALVAGFDVDFVVSGPRALRDAVGQVSDRLGAAAAHPTDDGGGRVGQ; encoded by the coding sequence GTGTCCGGACCCTCGTCGCGCATGCTCGCGCTGCTCTCCCTGTTGCAGGTGCGCCGCGAGTGGACCGGTGACGAGCTGGCGGACCGCCTGACCGTGAGTCCGCGCACGGTCCGCCGGGACGTCGACCGGCTCCGCGAGCTCGGCTACCACGTCGACGCACTCCGCGGGCCGGCCGGCGGCTACCGGCTGTCGGCCGGGTCGGACCTGCCGCCGCTCCTGTTCGACGACGACCAGGCGGTGGCGATCGCCCTCGCGCTCGCCGTCGCCCCGGCGTCCGGAGCCGACATCGCCGAGGCGGCGGTCCGTGCCCTGACGACCGTCCGGCAGGTGATGCCGTCGCGCCTCAGGCACCGGGTCGACGCGGTCGAGGTGGTGGCGACCTCCGGCGCCGTCGTCGCCCCGGCCGTCGTGGTCGATCCCGCCGTCCTGGTCGCGGTCAGCGAGGCCGTCCGCACGCGCACCGTGCTGCGGTTCGGGTACGCGCCCGCGTGGCCGCCCGGTGCCGAGGACGACCGGCCACCCCGCCGGGTCGACCCGCACGCGGTCCTCGCACGCCACGGCCGCTGGTACCTGCTCGCCTGGGTCCCCGAGGTGGCGGACTGGCGCACCTACCGGTTGGACCGGATGTCGCCGAGGGCTGCCACGGGCCTCCCGTTCGTCCCGCGGCCCGTCCCCGGCGGCGACGCGGCCGCGTTCGTCGACGCCCGCTTCCGCGGTGCAGATGCGACCGGTGGTGCCGACGCGACCGGTGGTGCCGACGCGACGGCCGGGGTCGCGTCGGCCTGGCCCTGCGTCGGGACGGTCGTGCTGCGGACGCCGGCGCGGACCGTGGCCCCGTTCGTCGCCGACGACGCCGTCCTGCAGGACCTCGGGGACGGCACCAGCCGCCTCACCGCGGGGTCGTGGTCGTGGCGGGCGCTCGCCGCCCTGGTCGCCGGGTTCGACGTCGACTTCGTCGTCTCGGGACCGAGGGCCCTCCGCGACGCCGTGGGGCAGGTGTCGGACCGTCTCGGTGCGGCTGCAGCGCACCCGACCGACGACGGCGGAGGTCGGGTGGGTCAGTGA
- a CDS encoding SulP family inorganic anion transporter, which translates to MTTVTRAPAPVHTSPTVLSALRNPRILLREALAGLVVALALIPEAISFSIIAGVDPRVGLFSAFVMAVVISFVGGRAAMITGATGAIALVVAPVVKEHGLDYLIATVLLGGVFQLVLGGLGAAKLMRFVPRSVMVGFVNALAILIFTAQLPNIIGVDWFVWPITAAGIAIIVLLPQFTKAIPAPLVAIVVLTLVTVLASIAVPTVGDEGKLPDSLPTLFVPNVPLDLETLMIIAPYALAMALVGLLESLMTAKLVDEVTDTGSRKTREALGQGVANIASGLFGGMGGCAMIGQTMINVKASGARTRISTFLSGVFLLVLVVGLGDVVAIIPMAALVAVMVMVAVGTFDWHSITPSTLKRMPIGETIVMVLTVVIVVATDNLAIGVIIGVVAAMVVFARRVSHLTTVSRSIETLATGEQHALYTVEGELFFASSNDLTTQFDYVDDPELVVIDMTRSHVWDASTVAALDAIETKYHQHGKRVDIRGMNDASQAFHGRLAGTLGAGH; encoded by the coding sequence GTGACGACCGTCACGCGCGCACCCGCTCCGGTGCACACCAGCCCCACCGTCCTGTCCGCCCTGCGGAACCCGAGGATCCTGCTCCGTGAGGCCCTGGCCGGCCTCGTCGTCGCCCTCGCCCTCATCCCCGAGGCGATCTCGTTCTCGATCATCGCCGGCGTCGACCCCCGCGTCGGACTGTTCTCGGCGTTCGTGATGGCCGTCGTCATCTCGTTCGTCGGCGGCCGTGCCGCGATGATCACCGGCGCCACGGGCGCGATCGCGCTCGTCGTCGCCCCGGTGGTCAAGGAGCACGGCTTGGACTACCTGATCGCGACCGTCCTGCTCGGCGGGGTGTTCCAGCTGGTCCTCGGCGGGCTGGGGGCGGCGAAGCTGATGCGGTTCGTGCCCCGGTCCGTGATGGTCGGGTTCGTCAACGCGCTCGCGATCCTGATCTTCACCGCGCAGCTGCCGAACATCATCGGCGTGGACTGGTTCGTCTGGCCGATCACCGCCGCAGGCATCGCGATCATCGTCCTGCTGCCCCAGTTCACGAAGGCGATCCCGGCTCCGCTCGTCGCGATCGTCGTCCTGACGCTCGTCACCGTGCTGGCCTCGATCGCCGTCCCGACCGTGGGCGACGAGGGCAAGCTGCCGGACAGCCTGCCGACCCTGTTCGTCCCGAACGTGCCGCTGGACCTCGAGACGCTGATGATCATCGCCCCGTACGCCCTCGCGATGGCGCTCGTCGGGCTCCTCGAGTCCCTGATGACGGCGAAGCTCGTCGACGAGGTCACCGACACCGGCTCCCGCAAGACCCGCGAAGCCCTCGGGCAGGGAGTCGCGAACATCGCCTCCGGCCTGTTCGGCGGCATGGGCGGCTGCGCGATGATCGGCCAGACGATGATCAACGTGAAGGCCTCCGGCGCCCGCACCCGCATCTCGACGTTCCTGTCCGGCGTGTTCCTGCTGGTCCTCGTCGTCGGGCTCGGTGACGTCGTCGCGATCATCCCGATGGCCGCCCTCGTCGCCGTGATGGTGATGGTCGCCGTCGGCACGTTCGACTGGCACAGCATCACGCCCTCGACCCTGAAGCGGATGCCCATCGGGGAGACGATCGTCATGGTCCTCACCGTCGTGATCGTCGTCGCGACCGACAACCTCGCCATCGGCGTGATCATCGGTGTCGTCGCCGCGATGGTCGTGTTCGCCCGCCGGGTGTCCCACCTCACCACCGTCTCGCGGAGCATCGAGACCCTGGCCACCGGCGAGCAGCACGCGCTCTACACCGTCGAGGGTGAGCTGTTCTTCGCGTCGTCGAACGACCTCACCACGCAGTTCGACTACGTCGACGACCCGGAGCTCGTCGTCATCGACATGACGAGGTCGCACGTCTGGGACGCCTCCACGGTCGCCGCACTCGACGCGATCGAGACGAAGTACCACCAGCACGGCAAGCGGGTCGACATCCGCGGGATGAACGACGCCAGCCAGGCCTTCCACGGCCGCCTCGCCGGCACCCTCGGCGCCGGTCACTGA
- a CDS encoding potassium-transporting ATPase subunit F: MIGITIAAAVLGIAAVVYLVWALVRPERF, encoded by the coding sequence GTGATCGGCATCACCATCGCCGCTGCCGTCCTCGGCATCGCCGCTGTCGTGTACCTCGTCTGGGCGCTCGTGCGCCCGGAGCGATTCTGA